The genomic segment TGCGTACAGAACGGCGAGGCTGATCATGACGATCGCCAGACACAGCGCCGCGTGTACGGCCTTCTTGGCGAAGACCAGCCCAAGGGCGGCGATCACCATGATTGGAGCGAGAAGCCAGAACGTGGTCACTCGGCATCCCCTCCGGCACTCGACTCAACGGGGAAGATCGGCAGCGACTTGCCGCGGTAGTAGTCGTGGTGGTCGTCGCTGATCAACATCTCGTGCGGAGCCTCGACCATGCCCGGCAGCAACGGCGCCAGCAGGTCGTTCTTCTCGTAGATCAGGTCCGCGCGGTTGTTGTCGGCGAGTTCGTACTCATTGGTCATCGTCAGCGCACGCGTCGGGCATGCCTCGATGCAGAGTCCGCAGAGAATGCAGCGCAGGTAGTTGATTTGGTAGACGCGGCCATAGCGTTCGCCGGGGCTGTAGCGGCCGCCTTCTTCGTTCGACGCGCCTTCGACGTAGATCGCGTCGGCCGGGCAGGCCCAGGCGCACAGTTCGCAGCCAATGCACTTCTCGAGGCCGTCGGGCCAGCGGTTGAGCTGGTGGCGGCCGTGGAAGCGCGGAGCGGTCGGGATCTTCTCGAACGGGTACTGCTCGGTCACCGGCTTACGGAACATCGTCCGGAACGTCACGCCGAAGCCGGCGATCGGGTCCCACAGGACCTCGCGCGCCTCTTCGAAGATGCCCTTCTTGTCGTCAGACATTTCGGTCCTTCTTCGGCATCGGGGGAACGGGGTAGCCGCCGGCAAAGGCGTCGAACTCGGGTTCAGGTTCGGGCTCAGGTTGCTTCTTGGTGGGCCAGAACGACGACAGCAGGAGCAGCACGCCCAAACCGACGGAGATCCAGATCAACGTCTGCCGGTCGAGCATTCCCTCGCGGTCGAGCTTGTGAATCACGCCGACAGCGACGATCCACGCGAGCGACACGGGGATGAGGACCTTCCAGCCAAAGTCCATGAACTGGTCGTAGCGCATACGGGGCAGCGTGCCGCGCAGCCATACGAAGAAGAAGATGAAGCCGAGAGTCTTGAGGAAGAACCACAGCACGGGCCAGTAGCCGGAGTTGGCGCCTTCCCAGATCTGCGGAAGTCCGAACGGTGCGCGCCAACCGCCGAGGAACAGTGTCGTAGCCAGCGCCGAGACGGTGACCATGTTGACGTACTCGGCGAGGAAGAACAGCGCGAACTTCAGCGACGAGTACTCAGTGTGGAATCCGCCGACGAGCTCGCCCTCAGCCTCGGGGAGGTCGAACGGTGCGCGGTTGGTCTCGCCGACCATCGCGATCACGTAGATGACGAAAGACGGGAACAGAGGCAGAAAGTACCAAGTGTCGGCCTGAGCGGCGACGATCTCCGAGGTCGACATCGATCCGGCAAAGATGAAGACCGGTACGAACGCCAGACCCATCGCGACCTCGTACGAGATCATCTGCGCGCTCGAGCGCATACCGCCGAGCAGCGCGTAGATCGAGCCGGACGCCCAGCCTGCGAGCACGATGCCGTAGATGCCGATCGAGGTGACAGCAAGGATGTAGAGCACGGCGACCGGGAAGTCGGTCAGCTGAAGGGGCGTCACCGTGTCGGTAAACGGGATCTTGACCTCAGGTCCGAACGGGATGACGGACCAAGCCATGAACGCCGGGATCGTGGCGATGATCGGCGCCGCGATGTAGACGACCTTGTCGGCCGCCTTGACGACCAGGTCTTCCTTGAACGCCAGCTTCACGCCGTCGGCCAAGCTCTGCAGCAAACCAAACGGACCATTCACGTTGGGGCCGATGCGGTGCTGCATCCGAGCCACCACGCGGCGCTCGAACCAGATGTTGAACAGCGTGTAGAGCATCAGGAACACGAAGACGATGAGCGCCTTGAGAGCGATCACCCAGAAGGGTTCGTGACCGAACAACTCGCTCATTTGGCACCGCCCCTCAGGTCAACGTGATCGCCGAAGCCGGCACCGAGCTCAGCGCGCAGACTGACACCGCTGTTGGCGGGCACCCACACAACGCCGTCAGGCAAATCTGCGACCTCGGCGATGAACGTCGCCTTGCCCGCATCAGTCGAGATGGTGGCCTTCTTGCCAGGATCTGCGTCGAACGCACCCAGCGTCGCTGCGCTAGCGCGAAGGACCGCCGGGCGTGCTGTCGCTTTGTAGAGGTCCTGTCCGTCCTGGCCACGCCCGTCGTCGATCAGCTGGCGCCACGTATCCAGCACGACCTTGCGCTTCGGGCCCGACTTCGCGCCCGCGGCACGCTTCGGCGTTTCGGCGCGGGCACCGTCCCACGGTCCGAGCTCCGTCATGGCTGCCCGGGCATCGGCGATCGTACGGAAGCCAAGCGGCGAGCCCATCTCCTCGGCGATGCCGGCGAGGACACGCACATCAGAGAGCGAGTGCTGGTCCTTGATGACCGCATCGAACGTACGTACGCGGCCCTCCCAGTTGACGAACATGCCGGGCTTCTCCACGACGGGAGCAATCGGCAACACGACATCGGCAACCTTGGTCACGTCGCTCTCGCGGACTTCGAGACTGACGATGAAGCTTGCGGCTTTGAGGGCTGCACGCGCGGCCGCGGGATCAGGCAGGTCGTCGATCTCGACTCCGCCAATGACCAGTGCCTTCAGGGACCCACCAGTGACGGCTTCGAGAATCGCTGACGTGTCGCGGCCCTTCTTGGCGGCGATCGTCTTGGCGCCCCAGGCAGCGGCCAGATCGGCCCTGGCCTCGGCATCGTCGAGCGGGCGACCGCCGGGCAACAGCGTCGGCAGGCAGCCCGTCTCGAGAGCGCCACGCTCCCCCGCACGACGCGGGATCCAGGCAATGCGGGCCTTCGACTTGGACGCGAGGGCCGCGGCAGCACTGAAGCCACCCTGCACCGAAGCGAGGCGTTCGCCGACGAGGATTACGGCGTTCTTGCCGAGCTCAAGCTCCGCGAGGGCAGCGGCTTCTTGGCCGGGCGCCGTACGAATCAGCTCGCCAGCCATCTTGGTCAGACCGCGCGTCGTGTGGCTCGCGATTGCAACAACCTTGACGCCCTTGCGCGATGCCTTGCGGAGGCGCAGGAACACCGCGCCGGCTTCGTCTTCGGGCTCGAAGCCCACGAGCACGACCGTCGACGCCGTCTCGAGCGACGCAAACGTGACATCCAGCGAGGTCGCAACGACATGCGAGGCCAGGAACTCGGCCTCTTCGGCTGAGTGGGCACGAGCGCGGAAGTCGATGTCATTGGTCTTGAGGACCGTACGAGCGAACTTGCTGTAGGCGAACGCATCTTCAGCAGTCAGGCGACCGCCGGGCAGGACGCCGACTTTGCCGTCTGCCTTGTCGAGACCGCGAGCGGCGATGGCCAGCGCAGCGGGCCAGGAGGCGGGCTCGAGCTTGCCCTTGTCATTGCGTACGAGCGGGGTCGCGATGCGATCGCCCTGTGCTGCCGACGTGAAGGCAAAGCGGTCCTTGTCGGTGATCCACTCTTCGTTGACCTCGGGATCGTCACCGGCCAGACGACGCATGACCTTGCCGCGGCGGTGGTCGACACGAATCGCCGAGCCACAGGCGTCATGCTCAGCGATCGAGGGCGTCGACACGAGGTCGAACGGACGGGAGCGGAAGCGGTAATCGGCGCTGGTCAGGGCACCAACCGGGCAGATCTGGATCGTGTTGCCAGAGAAGTACGAGTGGAACGGCTCTTCGTCGTAGATGCCGACCTGCTGCTGCGGGCCGCGCTCGAGCAGCTCGATGAACGGGTCACCGGCGATCTGCTCGGAGAAGCGCGTGCATCGCGCGCACAGTACGCAGCGCTCACGGTCGAGCAGCACCTGCTCGGACACGTTCATCGGCTTCGGGAACGTCCGCTTGGTCTCAGTGAACCGCGACTCGCTCTGACCGTGGCTCATGGCCTGGTTCTGCAGCGGGCACTCGCCACCCTTGTCGCAGACCGGGCAGTCGAGCGGGTGGTTGATGAGCAGGAACTCCATGTTGCCGCGCTGCGCCTTTTCGGCGATCTCGGACGTGACCTGGGTCTTGACGACCATGCCGGCCGCGACCTCGATCGTGCAGGAAGCTTGCGGTTTGGGAAATCCGCGCCCGTTGCCAGCGTCGGTGATGTCAACGAGGCACTGACGGCACGCGCCGACCGGCTCGAGGAGCGGGTGATCGCAGAAGCGCGGGATCTCAGTGCCGACCAGCTCGGCGGCGCGGATCACGAGCGTGCCCTTGGGAACGCTGACCTCGACGTCGTCGATCGTCAGCGTGATGAGCTCGGTATCGCGCGAGGCTTCAATCGTCATTTGGCCGCCACCTCCTGCGGGAAGAGGGTCGACGCGGCCGGCGGGAAGGTCCAGCTCGAGGGCGTGTGCATTCCGGCTTCGAACTCCTTGCGGAAGTACTTGATCGCCGAGGTGATGGGGCTCGTCGCTCCATCACCGAGGGCGCAGAACGAGCGGCCGAGGATGTTGTCGCACAGGTCGAGCAGCAGCTCGATGTCGCCGTGACGACCCTCGCCTGCGTCGAGACGCTGCAGGGTCTGGACGAGCCACCAGGTGCCTTCACGACACGGGGTGCACTTGCCGCACGACTCGTGCTTGTAGAACTCAGTCCACCGCAGTACGCACCGTACGACCGAGGTCGTCTGGTCGAAGATCTGCAGTGCCTTGGTGCCGAGCATCGATCCGGCCTCGCCAACACCTTCGTAGTCGAGGGGTACGTCGAGGTGCTCTGCCGTGAGGATCGGCGTCGACGATCCTCCGGGAGTCCAGAACTTCAGCTCGCTGCCTTCACGCATGCCGCCACCGAGCTCGAGGAGTTGACGCAGGGTGATGCCGAGCGGCGCTTCGTACTGGCCGGGGCTCTTCACATGGCCCGAGAGCGAGTAGATCGTGAAGCCCTTGGACTTCTCGGTGCCCATCGAGCCGAACCACTCGATGCCACCGCGAACAATCGCGGGGACCGAGGCGATCGACTCAACGTTGTTGATCACGGTCGGGCTCGCGTAGAGGCCCTCGACGGCGGGGAACGGAGGACGCAGACGCGGTTGACCGCGGCGTCCCTCGAGCGAGTCGAGCAGCGCCGTCTCCTCGCCGCAGATGTAGGCGCCAGCGCCAGCATGAATCACAAGGTCGATGTTGAGGCCAGAGCCGAGGATGTTCTCGCCGAGGTAGCCGGCTTCGTATGCCTCTCGGGCAGCCGCGCGCAATCGGCGTACGACGTGCAGCACCTCACCGCGAACGTAGATGAACGCCTTCTCAGCGCGAATCGCGTGGGCGGCAATGATGACGCCCTCGATCAGCACGTGCGGCGAGGCCATCATCAGCGGGATGTCCTTGCAGGTGCCCGGCTCAGACTCGTCGGCGTTGACGACGAGGTACTTGGGCTTGGGGTTGTCCTGCGGGATGAAGCTCCACTTCATACCGGTCGGGAAGCCAGCGCCTCCACGGCCGCGAAGGCCGGAGTCCTTGACCAGCGTGATCAGGTCGTCGGGCTTCATCGTCAGCGCCTTGCGGAGCGCGTCGTAGCCGCCGGTTTGCTCGTATGCCTCGCGGGTCCAGGCGCGGTCGTTGCCCCAGTCGGCGGTGAGAACGGGCGTGAGCATGTCAGTCACTTCGTGCCCTCCTCGTCGTCCGCAGCCTTCGCGCCCTTGACGCTCGGAGCCGCCCAGCCACGTTCGTTGGCGATGTTGAGGCCGACCAGCGACGGTCCGGCAGCGGCCGGTCCCTCGTCGACGAGCCCGTCTTCGTAGCCGGCGAGTACGCGCTCGGCCTCGCGCCAGGACGTGATCGTGGCACCGCGGGTGGCCTGAACCTTCTCGCCTGCCCGCAGCTTGTCGACCAGCTCGACAGCCGACTCCGGAGTCTGGTTGTCGAAGAACTCCCAGTTGACCGTCATGACGGGTGCGAAGTCGCAGGCGGCGTTGCACTCGATGTGCTCGAGGGTGACCTTGCCGTCCTCAGTCGTCTCGTCATTGCCGACGTCAAGGTGGCCCTTGAGTCGCTCGAAGATCGCGTCGCCGCCCATCACGGCACAGAGCGTGTTGGTGCAGACACCCACGTGGTGCTCACCCATGGGGCGACGCTTGTACATCGTGTAGAACGTCGCGACGCCGGACACCTCGGCTGCGGTGATGCCGAGGATCTCGGCGCACAGCTCGATGCCCTCATTGGTGACGTGGCCTTCGACGGACTGGATCAGATGCAGCATCGGCAGCAGCGCGCTGCGGGCCTGCGGATAACGCGAAGCAAGCTCGTTGAGCTCGGCGATGCTCGCCTTCTTGAGACTCATCGGTCCACGCCTCCCATGACTGGGTCGATACTCGCGATCGCGACGATGACGTCGGAGATCATGCCGCCCTCACTCATGACCGAGGTGCCTTGCAGATTGACGAACGACGGATCGCGGAAGTGCGCCCGGTAGGGACGCGTGCCGCCGTCGGACACGAGGTGGCAGCTGATCTCGCCGCGAGGCGACTCGATGCTGGCGTACGCCTGACCGACCGGAACCCGGAAGCCTTCAGTGACGATCTTGAAGTGGTGGATGAGCGCTTCCATCGACTCGCCCATGATGTGCTTGATGTGCTCGGCGGAGTTGCCCTGTCCATCGGCACCAACGCTGAGCTGCGAGGGCCAGGCGATCTTCTTGTCGGCGACCATGACCGGCTCGCCATCCATGGCAGCGATGCGCTCCGTTGCCTGCTCGACGATCTTGAGCGACTCCCACATCTCGTCGAGACGCACCCGGAAACGTCCGTACGCGTCGGGCTCGTCGCGGGTGACGACTTCGAAGTCGTACGTGTCGTAGCCCCAGTAGGGCTGCTTCTTGCGGAGGTCCCAGTCGTAGCCCGTTGAACGGAGCACCGGACCGGTGAGCCCGAGCGCAAGGCAGCCGGCGAGCTCGAGGTGTCCGACACCCTTGAGACGGCCCTTGAAGATCGGGTTGGCGTTGCAGAGTGCTGCGTACTCCGGCAGGCGCTTCTTGAGCAGGCGGACCGTCGCGCGGATCTTCTCGATCGCACCGTCAGGCAGGTCGAGAGCAACACCACCGGGACGGAAGTACGCGTGGTTCATACGCAGGCCGGTGATCATCTCGAACAGGTTGAGGATCTCTTCGCGGTCACGGAAGCCGATCGTCATGACCGTCAGCGCGCCGATCTCCATGCCGCCAGTGGCGAGGCATACGAGGTGGGACGAGATGCGGTTGAGCTCAAGCAGGAGAACGCGGATGGCCTGCGCCTTCTCGGGCGCTTCGATGCCGAGGAGCTTCTCGACGGCCATGACGTACGCGGCTTCGTTGGAGAACGGTGCGACGTAGTCCATCCGGGTGCAGAACGTCACGCCCTGGGTCCAGGTGCGGAACTCCATGTTCTTCTCGATGCCGGTGTGAAGGTAGCCAATGCCGGCGCGGGCATCGCGTACGGTCTCGCCGTCGATCTCGAGCACCAGGCGGAGCACGCCGTGCGTCGACGGGTGCTGCGGGCCCATGTTGATGACGAGGTGGTCGCCTTCGACGGCTGAGCCGTCGATCGTGTCCCAGTCCTGGCCGGTGACGGTGAAGACCGGACCGTCGCTGGACTCGGTCGTGCCCGCGTACGGATCTGTCGTGGCAGTCATGAGTAGCTCCTGCGCTGGTCGGGCGCCGGGATGGTTCCGCCCTTGAACTCGACCGGAATGCCGCCCAACGGATAGTCCTTCCGCTGCGGGTGGCCGGGCCAGTCGTCCGGCATCATGATGCGGGTCAGCGCCGGGTGCCCGTCGAAGATGATGCCGAAGAAGTCGTACGTCTCGCGCTCGTGCCAGTCAGCCGTCGGGTAGATGCTGACAACGCTCGGGACATGGGGATCGGAGTCGGGCGCCACAACCTCGACGCGAATGCGGCGGTTGTGCGTCATCGACAGCAGGTGGATGACGACGTGCAGCTCACGGTCGGTCTCATGCGGGAAGTGAACGCCTGAGATCGAGGAGCAGAACTCAAAGCGCAGTTCGGGGTCGTTGCGCAGGTGCGTCACCGACTCGAGCAGCGCGTGCCGCCGAATGAAGAAGGTGATCTCGCCGTTGTGGACGACGACCTTCTCGATCGCGTCGGGAAGGGTCAGTGTCGCGAGCTGATCGGCGACCTCGTCGTACCAACCGCCATAGGGCTTCTGCGCTGCGCCGGGCATGATGACCGGCTGCGTGAGTCCACCGAAGCCGCTGGTGTCGCCAGTGCCGTGCGCACCGAAGGCGCCCTCACGGACGTTGATGACCTCGAGTTCACGTGCGTCTGAGGGGACGACCTCGTCCTTCTTTTCGGCCATCAGCGCATCAGGCCCTTCATCGCCGACGTGGGCGTGGCGAGGAGGGCAACCTTCTCATCGGCCTTGATCTCGTTGAGGCGGTTGGAGCCGAGCTTCTGGTGCTGAATCTGGTCGTGAAGCTTGAGGATCGCGTCAATCAGCATCTCGGGACGCGGCGGGCAGCCCGGGAGGTACATGTCGACGGGCACGACGTGGTCGACGCCCTGAACGATCGCGTAGTTGTTGAACATGCCGCCCGAGCTCGCGCAGACGCCCATCGCGAGGACGTACTTGGGCTCGGCCATCTGGTCGTAGATCTGGCGGAGGACCGGAGCCATCTTGTTGCTGACGCGGCCGGCGACGATCATCAGGTCGGCCTGGCGAGGCGAGGGGCGGAAGACCTCCATGCCAAAGCGGGCGGAGTCGAAGCGCGGAGCGCCGAACGTCATCATCTCGATCGCGCAACAGGCGAGCCCGAACGTCGCGGGCCAGAACGAGGCCTTGCGCATGTAGCCGGCGAGGCCCTCGACAGTCGAGAGAAGCACACCGCTTGGCAGCTTTTCTTCAATTCCCACGTGGTGCTCCCATCAGACCGTTCAGTCCCATTCGAGACCTCCGCGGCGCCAGACATACGCGTACGCGATGAACACCGTGACCATGAAGATGAACATCTCGATCAGTCCGAACCAGCCGAGCGAGTCAAAGGCGACCGCGAACGGATAGAGGAAAATGATCTCGATGTCGAAGACGATGAACAGCATCGCGATGATGAAGTAGCGGACCGAAATCTTGCCGCCGCCCTCAGGCAGCGGGCTCGGCTGAATACCGGATTCGTAGCGGTCAAGCTTGGCGCGGTTGTAGCGCTTGGGCCCGGTGATCGGTGCGATGAGAATGCTGAAGACTGCGAATCCGGCAGCCAACGCGCCCAGCACGAGGATCGGCGTATAAACCGTCACGACACCTCCCGGGCCAAACCGACATGATCGATGGATCGTGCGCTTGTGAATTGCTTCACAACGTGATCGCGGTCTCACCATACGCCCGGCAGATGCCGTATGTAACTTAGGTCACACTAAGTTTTGACACGACGAATTCCCCATCCCTTTGACCTCGCGCGTTTCACGCGGTGCGGGTAGTTTCTTGACCGAGGGACGGGGGTCCAACCATGACCGAGCCGCATAGCCATCGGGGCGAGCCGCGAGACGAAGAGGTCGAGGCAGAACGTGAGCCGCACACGCCGGCTCACGTTGCCGTCGTTGAAGAGGCCGAAGAACAACCTGTCTGATCAGCGCAGGATTGATCCCTTGGGCAGGTAGTTCGGTACGCCACGCTCGCCGACTTCAACATCGAGGATGACGTGGTGTGCACGATCGCCGCTGATCGGTGATTGGTTGGCAACCAGCACCCGCGTTCCCAGGAACGTCGCGTTGGATGGCCCGTCGAACGGCACAGACGAACCGTTGTCACCGAGCAATGGGAACTTCGGGAATCGCTCAAGTTCCTTGCCAGTCTGTGACAGGACCACGAGTTGGTTCATTGGTCCGACGCCCGCAATGTAGATCTTCCCCGAAAGCCCGATCCCGAAACCGTCCGGGAGTTCGGTGGGGCGCGACGTCCACATGGTCGTGAGCTTGCCCGGCTTGCCACTCTTGCTGACCGGAAGCCCGTACAGGCGGCCCGACGGGGCATTCGCCAGCAGGTTCCCCACGGTTTGCTGGGCGATCAGGAACGACTTGCTGCTGGCTTGATAGACCAGTCCCGTTGTTCCGAACTCGAGGACGCTGTCCAACGCATTCGAGCTGAACCAGACCTTTGGCGTGCCGCCCTTGGCCGGGATACGCCAGATCACAGCTTGTCCGTAGTCGGTGATGTAGAGCGCTCCATCGGGACCCCACGCTGCATAGTTCGGAATCGCCTTGGCGTCGCTCGAGTTGGGCGAGCACGGGGTGACCTTGGTCGAGCACAGTGGCAGGTCGGGCAGCGTTGCCTGGCGCTTGAAGCGACCCGTCTTCAGGTCAAGGGTCAGTACGGCAGACGTCGACTTTTCCAGGAGCACCAGGCGGCCTCGAGCATCCTGGTTGGCAACCTGGATGCCGGGAGAATGCTCCAGATCCTGGCCGGGCACGGTCCACGACCGCAGCAAGGTGCCGCCCTTGGTCCACTCGAAAACTCGGGACGCCTTCGTGATGCCAGCGTCATACGTGCCGGCGTACACGCGGCCATTCGTGTGAACGAAGACGTAGGCCGGAGTGCCCGGATAGGGCACGTTGGAGAACACCCGGGTGTCCCACTTGTCCCGCGTGGCAGAAGCGGCAACTCCGGGGATCGCCGAGATCAGCGTGAGACCGAGCACGACCGCTGACAGGCCTGCGATCAGGCGCTTCACAGCGCCTCCAGCACTTCAGTCGCGGCTCGCTTGCCGGCGCGGACAGCGCCGTCCATGTAGCCGTTCCAATAGGTCGACGTCTCTGTGCCAGCCCAGTGCACGCGCTTGAACCGCGTATGGATTGCCGGGCCGAATGTGGTCATCGTTCCGGGGCCCATGATCGGGACCGGCCCGCCACCAGTCCAGCGCTCCTTGGTCCAGTCCTGTTCGGTGTATTCAATCGGCTTCAGCGCCTGCGGGCCGAACATCTGGGCGAACCCTTCGAGCACCGCCTTGCGGCGTGCAGCCAGAGAGAGACCTGCGTATTGCTTGTGAACCGACCCGCCAACGAAGGCGAGCAGTACGCCGACCTTCCCGTCCGGTGGGGAGTTGTCGAACACGGCTCGTGTCGCACCGGCATCAGCAAGGCCGGACCCGCTGAGTCCGTCCTTGCGCCAGAACGGCGTCGAGTAGACCGCATCGCACTTCATCAGTTCGCCCATCTCCCACTTCTTGAGCAGGGTGTGGCGGCGCGACGGCAACTGCGGATACCAGTCAATGTTGAGCACCATCGGCGGCGGCATCGCCACAATCACGCGTCGGGCTCGTACGGTTCCGCGCGTCGTACGTACGAACGCCGCGCCGTCGCGCTGGTCGATCCGCGTGACCGCGGCTCCCAAGGCAACTCGGTCGCCGAGCTTCTGCGCCAGGCGCAGCGGGATCAGCTGAGAGCCACCAACGAACCGGCTCTCCTGAGCTCCACCCTTGGTGTCGGAATTCAGCTCGAATGTTCCGGTGGTGCGCTCGTTGCCGGAGCAAGCGATGTAATGGATGACGAACAGCAGCGACAGCTGTGACGGGTCGGAACCGAACCCCGGTTGAGTCCAGGACTTGATGAGGTTCTCGACCGCCGCTGAGTTGAGCGTGTTCTTGTGGATGAACTGGCTCAGGGTCATCGAATCCCACAGGGCAGCCTTGGGGTGCGACCACGGCGCGTCCACGGGCATCTCTGCGGCGTATCCGTTGAGCGTGCTGAGCAGCAGGGCCGCATCGATCAGGATTCCCGGGTCCGGCGGAACGGTTCCGGTGTACAGCGAACGCTTGCCCTTGGAGATGTAGACGTTCTTGCCCTCGATGTACTCCGGGAAGGTCGCGACCTTCAGCTCCTTGGCGAGAGCAAGAATGTGGTCCTGCGTGGGACCGACGAACGCGCCACCGGCTTCGATCACGCCACCGGCGTCAAGCTTGTGATTGAGCAACCGCCCGCCCACGCGCTTGCGGGCTTCAACGACGAGAACAGACCGTCCGGACTTCGCGACCTTCTGCGCGGCCACCAAACCTGACAGGCCTCCG from the Aeromicrobium panaciterrae genome contains:
- a CDS encoding NADH-quinone oxidoreductase subunit A translates to MTVYTPILVLGALAAGFAVFSILIAPITGPKRYNRAKLDRYESGIQPSPLPEGGGKISVRYFIIAMLFIVFDIEIIFLYPFAVAFDSLGWFGLIEMFIFMVTVFIAYAYVWRRGGLEWD
- the nuoI gene encoding NADH-quinone oxidoreductase subunit NuoI, with amino-acid sequence MSDDKKGIFEEAREVLWDPIAGFGVTFRTMFRKPVTEQYPFEKIPTAPRFHGRHQLNRWPDGLEKCIGCELCAWACPADAIYVEGASNEEGGRYSPGERYGRVYQINYLRCILCGLCIEACPTRALTMTNEYELADNNRADLIYEKNDLLAPLLPGMVEAPHEMLISDDHHDYYRGKSLPIFPVESSAGGDAE
- the nuoF gene encoding NADH-quinone oxidoreductase subunit NuoF translates to MTDMLTPVLTADWGNDRAWTREAYEQTGGYDALRKALTMKPDDLITLVKDSGLRGRGGAGFPTGMKWSFIPQDNPKPKYLVVNADESEPGTCKDIPLMMASPHVLIEGVIIAAHAIRAEKAFIYVRGEVLHVVRRLRAAAREAYEAGYLGENILGSGLNIDLVIHAGAGAYICGEETALLDSLEGRRGQPRLRPPFPAVEGLYASPTVINNVESIASVPAIVRGGIEWFGSMGTEKSKGFTIYSLSGHVKSPGQYEAPLGITLRQLLELGGGMREGSELKFWTPGGSSTPILTAEHLDVPLDYEGVGEAGSMLGTKALQIFDQTTSVVRCVLRWTEFYKHESCGKCTPCREGTWWLVQTLQRLDAGEGRHGDIELLLDLCDNILGRSFCALGDGATSPITSAIKYFRKEFEAGMHTPSSWTFPPAASTLFPQEVAAK
- a CDS encoding NADH-quinone oxidoreductase subunit C, translating into MAEKKDEVVPSDARELEVINVREGAFGAHGTGDTSGFGGLTQPVIMPGAAQKPYGGWYDEVADQLATLTLPDAIEKVVVHNGEITFFIRRHALLESVTHLRNDPELRFEFCSSISGVHFPHETDRELHVVIHLLSMTHNRRIRVEVVAPDSDPHVPSVVSIYPTADWHERETYDFFGIIFDGHPALTRIMMPDDWPGHPQRKDYPLGGIPVEFKGGTIPAPDQRRSYS
- the nuoH gene encoding NADH-quinone oxidoreductase subunit NuoH, producing MSELFGHEPFWVIALKALIVFVFLMLYTLFNIWFERRVVARMQHRIGPNVNGPFGLLQSLADGVKLAFKEDLVVKAADKVVYIAAPIIATIPAFMAWSVIPFGPEVKIPFTDTVTPLQLTDFPVAVLYILAVTSIGIYGIVLAGWASGSIYALLGGMRSSAQMISYEVAMGLAFVPVFIFAGSMSTSEIVAAQADTWYFLPLFPSFVIYVIAMVGETNRAPFDLPEAEGELVGGFHTEYSSLKFALFFLAEYVNMVTVSALATTLFLGGWRAPFGLPQIWEGANSGYWPVLWFFLKTLGFIFFFVWLRGTLPRMRYDQFMDFGWKVLIPVSLAWIVAVGVIHKLDREGMLDRQTLIWISVGLGVLLLLSSFWPTKKQPEPEPEPEFDAFAGGYPVPPMPKKDRNV
- a CDS encoding NADH-quinone oxidoreductase subunit G; this translates as MTIEASRDTELITLTIDDVEVSVPKGTLVIRAAELVGTEIPRFCDHPLLEPVGACRQCLVDITDAGNGRGFPKPQASCTIEVAAGMVVKTQVTSEIAEKAQRGNMEFLLINHPLDCPVCDKGGECPLQNQAMSHGQSESRFTETKRTFPKPMNVSEQVLLDRERCVLCARCTRFSEQIAGDPFIELLERGPQQQVGIYDEEPFHSYFSGNTIQICPVGALTSADYRFRSRPFDLVSTPSIAEHDACGSAIRVDHRRGKVMRRLAGDDPEVNEEWITDKDRFAFTSAAQGDRIATPLVRNDKGKLEPASWPAALAIAARGLDKADGKVGVLPGGRLTAEDAFAYSKFARTVLKTNDIDFRARAHSAEEAEFLASHVVATSLDVTFASLETASTVVLVGFEPEDEAGAVFLRLRKASRKGVKVVAIASHTTRGLTKMAGELIRTAPGQEAAALAELELGKNAVILVGERLASVQGGFSAAAALASKSKARIAWIPRRAGERGALETGCLPTLLPGGRPLDDAEARADLAAAWGAKTIAAKKGRDTSAILEAVTGGSLKALVIGGVEIDDLPDPAAARAALKAASFIVSLEVRESDVTKVADVVLPIAPVVEKPGMFVNWEGRVRTFDAVIKDQHSLSDVRVLAGIAEEMGSPLGFRTIADARAAMTELGPWDGARAETPKRAAGAKSGPKRKVVLDTWRQLIDDGRGQDGQDLYKATARPAVLRASAATLGAFDADPGKKATISTDAGKATFIAEVADLPDGVVWVPANSGVSLRAELGAGFGDHVDLRGGAK
- a CDS encoding NADH-quinone oxidoreductase subunit D gives rise to the protein MTATTDPYAGTTESSDGPVFTVTGQDWDTIDGSAVEGDHLVINMGPQHPSTHGVLRLVLEIDGETVRDARAGIGYLHTGIEKNMEFRTWTQGVTFCTRMDYVAPFSNEAAYVMAVEKLLGIEAPEKAQAIRVLLLELNRISSHLVCLATGGMEIGALTVMTIGFRDREEILNLFEMITGLRMNHAYFRPGGVALDLPDGAIEKIRATVRLLKKRLPEYAALCNANPIFKGRLKGVGHLELAGCLALGLTGPVLRSTGYDWDLRKKQPYWGYDTYDFEVVTRDEPDAYGRFRVRLDEMWESLKIVEQATERIAAMDGEPVMVADKKIAWPSQLSVGADGQGNSAEHIKHIMGESMEALIHHFKIVTEGFRVPVGQAYASIESPRGEISCHLVSDGGTRPYRAHFRDPSFVNLQGTSVMSEGGMISDVIVAIASIDPVMGGVDR
- the nuoE gene encoding NADH-quinone oxidoreductase subunit NuoE, producing the protein MSLKKASIAELNELASRYPQARSALLPMLHLIQSVEGHVTNEGIELCAEILGITAAEVSGVATFYTMYKRRPMGEHHVGVCTNTLCAVMGGDAIFERLKGHLDVGNDETTEDGKVTLEHIECNAACDFAPVMTVNWEFFDNQTPESAVELVDKLRAGEKVQATRGATITSWREAERVLAGYEDGLVDEGPAAAGPSLVGLNIANERGWAAPSVKGAKAADDEEGTK
- a CDS encoding NADH-quinone oxidoreductase subunit B family protein, with protein sequence MGIEEKLPSGVLLSTVEGLAGYMRKASFWPATFGLACCAIEMMTFGAPRFDSARFGMEVFRPSPRQADLMIVAGRVSNKMAPVLRQIYDQMAEPKYVLAMGVCASSGGMFNNYAIVQGVDHVVPVDMYLPGCPPRPEMLIDAILKLHDQIQHQKLGSNRLNEIKADEKVALLATPTSAMKGLMR